The genomic interval TGGAACCCCTCGGGGCCGGCCTCCATCCACCATTTCATGTAATTGGGCTGCCACTTCTCCAGGGCACGCAGGAGCTTGCGGTCCTGGCTCAGGTTGACGTTGTTGGGGATCTTCTCGTGCAGCTGCATCAGGTCCTCCGGGGATCGAAGGTGGGACGCTCGGGCTTGCCGTACAGCGTCAGCGCGCCCTTCTCTCCCACGGCGTTCGGGCGCTGGAAAATCCAGTTCTGCCAGGCCGAGAGGCGGCTGAAGATCTTGCTGTCGCAGCCTTCGCTGCCGGGGAAGCGCAGGTTCGCCTCCATGCCGGTCAGCGCGTCGGGGGAGAGGCTGATCCGCTCCTCGCAGGCGACGCGGACCTCGTCCTCGTAGTCGATGTCATCGGAGACGACCGTGACGAGCCCCGCTTCCAGCGCCTGCGCCGGATCGTAGGAGCGCGGCTCGCGCAGCAGGGCCTCGGGCCGCTCCGGCTCCCCCAGAAAGCGGGCCTGCAGCCGGCTGAGACCGTGGGTCATGGGGAAATCGCCGCCGTTCGCCCGCGACAGCGCCACGGTATTGGGCTTCTCCGCGTCCTCGAGCATGTAGGAGCGATCGGCGGCCAGCGCCAGCTCGAACAGCGAGCCGGCGAAGCAGGAGCCGGGCTCGATGAGGGCAAAGAAGCTGCGGGCGGTGAGATCCAGCCGCCGCAGGACCCGCGCCATCAGGAAGCGGACCTCCGAGACGAACCAGTCTTCCCGCAGCCGGTCCATCACCGCGTCGAGCTCCAGCACCGCCTCGGGCGATCCCTCCGTCTTGAGCAGCACCAATCCGATGGCCGGCTCATTGGTCCGCAGATGGACCAGCGCGTCGTCCAGCTCCCGGAAGGCCTGCAGGGGCCACCATTTCGACCCGAGCTGTCGCAGCGCGGCGGCCTCGCCGGGAAGTCCCGCGGCCGGCCCGCGCACGGTGAGGGTGGCGCGCCGGCCAGAACGATCGATTTGCAGGCTCACGTGGCCGTAGTCGACGCGATCATCGCCCAGCTTGCGCTCGAGCGGCGCCAGGGGCACGCCTTGCGTGGCGCGCGCCGGAGAGGCGGCCGCGGCTTCGCCCGCGCGGCGCCGCACCTCCTCCTCGAAGCGGCTCTTCGGCACCACCTCGTCGACCAGCCTCCATTCCCGCGCCCGGCTGCCGCGCACCCCTTCCGCCACCGTGCAGAAAAGGTCGGCCAGGTCGCGACGCACCTTTCTCTTGTCGACCAGGCGCGTCAATCCACCGGTCCCCGGCAGGACCCCCAGCAGCGGCGTCTCGGGCAGGCTCACCGCGGAATTCCCGTCGTCGACCAGGATGATCTCGTCGCAGGCCAGCGCCAGCTCGTAGCCCCCCCCCGCGCAGGTGCCGTTGAGGGCCGCCAGGTACTTCTGGCCGCTATGGCGCGAGGCGTCTTCGATCGCCAGGCGCGTCTCGTTGGTGAACTTGCAGAAATTCACCTTGAAGCCGTGCGAGGAGCTGGCCAGCATGTGGATGTTCGCGCCGGCGCAGAAGACCCGATCCCGGTTGGAAGTCACGATCACGCAGCGCACCTCCGGGTGCTCGAAGCGCAGCCGCGTGACGGCGTCATGCAGCTCGATGTCCACTCCCAGGTCGTAGGAGTTCAGCTTCAGCTGGTAGCCTGGCACCAGCGGCTCGTTCTCCTGCACGGCCATGGTCAGGCGCGCCACGGGCCCCTCCAGGGCGAGCTTCCAGTGGCGGTAATGCGTCGGATCGGTCTGGAAGGAGATGGCGGGAGCGGCGGTCGTCTCGGGTGCCAAGTCGAATCCCTCGGGGGAAATCGGAAATCGCGCCCCGCATGGAGCGGCGCTCCCGCAGCGGCGACCGGTTCCTTTGAATGGCGGTAAGTCTAACAGAGAACCAGGCCCTTGTCCCCGCGCCGCGGGCCATTTGGGCCGTCGAAAGCCGCCCGGAAGAGCCCCGGAACCCCCGGCGGCCGAAAAGACGGGGGGCGGGGTTCACCCGGCGGCGCGTCCCGGCTATAATTGCCGCCTCCGAGAGGATTCCATGGGACTGTTTTCCGGACGCCGGGCCGATTCTCCCGCCTGGCAAAACGAGGATCCGAAGATTCGGCGGGCCGCCGTGGCCCGTCTCGAGGATCCCACCATCCTCTCCGAAATCCTCCAGACCGATACCGATGATGAAGTGAAGCGGCGCGCGCACGAGGCGCTGGTGGCCCTCGCGCAGACGATCGACCTCTCTGTGGCGCTGCGGGCCCTGGCGGCGTTGAGCGACGAGGCGGGGCTGCTCGCGGCGGCCCGTTCGGCGGTCTTGACCGAGGTGGCGCAGACCGCGCTGGGACGGCTCGATTCACCCAAGGCGCTGGGCGCCGTGGCCCGGCAGGGGAGCGCCCTGGCGGTCCGGATCGAGGCGATCAAGCGCCTGCGGGACGTCTCCGAGCTGGAGAGCGTGGCGCTGAAGAGCGAGGAAAAGGACGTGGCAATGGCGGCGCTGGACCGCCTGATGGAGGACGAGATACTCGCGGACCTGACGCCCGAGGCGCGGGCGGAGCTGCTCTCAACCCTGAGCGAGCGTGCCCGCAACCGGACCGTCGCCAAGCGCGCCCGGACGCTGCTGCGAGGAGACGACGAGCCCGCCGCGCCGGTCAGGCCGCGCCTGACCGATCGAGTCAGACAAAAAGAAGTGTGCGAGGCGATGGAGCTGCTGGCCGCCGCCGCCGAGCCCGAGGGGCTGCT from Candidatus Polarisedimenticolia bacterium carries:
- the boxC gene encoding 2,3-epoxybenzoyl-CoA dihydrolase, producing the protein MAPETTAAPAISFQTDPTHYRHWKLALEGPVARLTMAVQENEPLVPGYQLKLNSYDLGVDIELHDAVTRLRFEHPEVRCVIVTSNRDRVFCAGANIHMLASSSHGFKVNFCKFTNETRLAIEDASRHSGQKYLAALNGTCAGGGYELALACDEIILVDDGNSAVSLPETPLLGVLPGTGGLTRLVDKRKVRRDLADLFCTVAEGVRGSRAREWRLVDEVVPKSRFEEEVRRRAGEAAAASPARATQGVPLAPLERKLGDDRVDYGHVSLQIDRSGRRATLTVRGPAAGLPGEAAALRQLGSKWWPLQAFRELDDALVHLRTNEPAIGLVLLKTEGSPEAVLELDAVMDRLREDWFVSEVRFLMARVLRRLDLTARSFFALIEPGSCFAGSLFELALAADRSYMLEDAEKPNTVALSRANGGDFPMTHGLSRLQARFLGEPERPEALLREPRSYDPAQALEAGLVTVVSDDIDYEDEVRVACEERISLSPDALTGMEANLRFPGSEGCDSKIFSRLSAWQNWIFQRPNAVGEKGALTLYGKPERPTFDPRRT